The following proteins come from a genomic window of Symbiobacterium terraclitae:
- a CDS encoding ArsA family ATPase yields the protein MPKGLGAYFEQNPEAEIVIFAGKGGLGKTTSSSGLAYYMSQVKKKRTLLFSTDPQASLSDIFERNIYGQGEVELLPNLFVVEIDADRRVREYQQQVKQKIMDMYGLPEVPKEIDEYIDSTSAEPAMYESATYDAMAELVAKKEYDIYIFDMPPFGHGVRMVAMADILSKWVEKITDARAKVAEYDAVAATLKGEKGHEDEVMKELIDIRNKIKSFTDLITAKKRTAFFMVLIPEQMAILDTERALTMFENLGIQMSGLVVNQVYPASLLQQEGTSDYLRNRVAMQQEHLRTIAQKFGDKVQSIVPMFTREPKGFEMIKTASEYLINCQVELPSARGGVA from the coding sequence GTGCCAAAGGGCTTGGGTGCCTACTTCGAGCAAAACCCGGAGGCCGAGATCGTCATCTTCGCGGGCAAGGGCGGGCTCGGCAAGACCACCAGCTCCTCGGGGCTCGCGTACTACATGTCTCAGGTGAAGAAGAAGCGGACGCTCCTCTTCTCCACCGACCCCCAGGCCTCGCTCTCCGACATCTTCGAGCGGAACATCTACGGCCAGGGCGAGGTGGAGCTGCTGCCCAACCTGTTCGTCGTCGAGATCGACGCCGACCGCAGGGTGCGGGAGTACCAGCAGCAGGTGAAGCAGAAGATCATGGACATGTACGGCCTCCCCGAGGTGCCGAAGGAGATCGACGAATACATCGACTCCACCTCGGCCGAGCCGGCCATGTACGAGAGCGCTACCTACGACGCCATGGCCGAGCTGGTGGCCAAGAAGGAGTACGACATCTACATCTTTGACATGCCGCCGTTCGGCCACGGCGTGCGCATGGTCGCCATGGCCGACATCCTCTCCAAGTGGGTGGAGAAGATCACCGACGCCCGGGCGAAGGTGGCCGAGTACGACGCGGTGGCCGCCACGCTCAAGGGGGAGAAGGGCCACGAGGACGAGGTCATGAAGGAGCTGATCGACATCCGGAACAAGATCAAGTCCTTCACCGACCTCATCACCGCCAAGAAGCGGACCGCCTTCTTCATGGTCCTGATCCCCGAGCAGATGGCCATCCTCGACACCGAGCGGGCGCTGACGATGTTCGAGAACCTGGGCATCCAGATGTCGGGCCTGGTGGTCAACCAGGTCTACCCGGCCAGCCTGCTGCAGCAGGAGGGCACGTCGGACTACCTGCGCAACCGGGTGGCGATGCAGCAGGAGCACCTCAGGACCATCGCCCAGAAGTTCGGCGACAAGGTGCAGTCGATCGTCCCCATGTTCACCCGGGAGCCCAAGGGGTTCGAGATGATCAAGACCGCGTCCGAGTACCTGATCAACTGCCAGGTGGAGCTGCCTTCCGCCAGGGGAGGTGTGGCGTAG
- a CDS encoding carbon starvation CstA family protein gives MSSPALFVLLALVAYGIAYFAYGKWFDRNVWKPDPKRTTPAHMYTDGVEYFPVTKYVLWGYQFKSVAALGPILGPYIAINYGWAPALAWIILGNFFIGWLQDYGSIMLSIRNQGRSFGPITYEFTGHAGRNTLLGFILFYLLIISATFIYFIALFWHIFPSTFAATVGIILVGVLAGQLLYKVRANVVMTTLLALVLIALVIWAAAAFPFLQTPQGAWPPNPAQGVSAGGIAGEWSLLVWGLIACVILYLASVLPLPQFIQPINYVSFFPTFLAVILILIGALVSGFTGVRLEQPAWVAFNPGGNSPMWPLMFVAIACGSISGWHSLVSSSSTAKQLDVETDAHPVGAGAMLSEGLLALASLAAYMIIPREQLTGSVGAWVAGAIKFTAPFLGGEAATGFLRAYFGVVLILYALTVQALVTRFWRLVSTEVFQGPLSVLGQKHVATFIGLLVPLAFAATGSWNNLWLYFGGSNQLLAGLALMLITIHLARTKAPTIYTLIPATFMIVTTISAIAWQVVKVYLPAFLGTTPTLVQFPFNQYPAFARAMDGIFVLVGVALFILGLVMAFRTYSAYAAAGRPPGAAPRVSMGDD, from the coding sequence ATGAGCTCGCCGGCCCTGTTCGTGTTGCTGGCGCTGGTCGCCTACGGCATCGCGTACTTCGCGTACGGCAAGTGGTTCGACCGCAACGTGTGGAAGCCGGACCCCAAGCGGACGACGCCGGCCCACATGTACACCGACGGCGTGGAGTACTTCCCCGTCACCAAGTACGTCCTGTGGGGCTACCAGTTCAAGAGCGTCGCCGCCCTGGGACCCATCCTCGGTCCCTACATCGCCATCAACTACGGCTGGGCGCCCGCCCTGGCCTGGATCATCCTGGGCAACTTCTTCATCGGCTGGCTCCAGGACTACGGGTCCATCATGCTCTCCATCCGGAACCAGGGGCGCTCCTTCGGGCCCATCACCTACGAGTTCACCGGCCATGCAGGCCGCAACACCCTGCTCGGCTTCATCCTCTTCTACCTGCTGATCATCTCGGCTACCTTCATTTATTTCATCGCCCTCTTCTGGCACATCTTCCCCTCCACCTTCGCCGCGACCGTTGGCATCATCCTGGTCGGCGTGCTGGCCGGACAGCTGCTCTACAAGGTGCGGGCCAACGTGGTGATGACCACGCTGCTGGCCCTGGTACTGATCGCGCTGGTGATCTGGGCCGCGGCAGCCTTCCCGTTCCTACAGACCCCGCAGGGCGCGTGGCCGCCCAACCCGGCCCAGGGCGTCTCAGCCGGCGGCATCGCCGGCGAGTGGTCGCTCCTCGTCTGGGGCCTGATCGCCTGCGTGATCCTCTACCTGGCCTCGGTCCTGCCGCTGCCGCAGTTCATCCAGCCGATCAACTACGTCTCCTTCTTCCCCACCTTCCTGGCCGTGATCCTGATCCTGATCGGCGCCCTGGTCTCCGGCTTCACCGGCGTGCGGCTCGAGCAGCCGGCCTGGGTGGCCTTCAACCCCGGCGGGAACAGCCCGATGTGGCCGCTGATGTTCGTGGCCATCGCCTGCGGCTCCATCTCGGGCTGGCACAGCCTGGTCTCCAGCTCCTCCACCGCCAAGCAGCTTGACGTGGAAACCGACGCCCACCCTGTGGGGGCCGGCGCCATGCTCTCCGAGGGGCTGCTGGCCCTGGCATCGCTGGCGGCCTACATGATCATCCCCAGGGAGCAGCTCACCGGTTCGGTCGGCGCCTGGGTGGCCGGCGCCATCAAGTTCACCGCGCCGTTCCTGGGCGGCGAGGCGGCCACGGGCTTCCTGCGGGCCTACTTCGGCGTGGTGCTCATCCTCTACGCCCTGACGGTCCAGGCGCTGGTGACCCGGTTCTGGCGGCTGGTCTCCACCGAGGTCTTCCAGGGTCCGCTCTCGGTCCTCGGGCAGAAGCACGTCGCCACGTTCATCGGCCTCCTGGTGCCGCTGGCGTTCGCAGCCACCGGCTCCTGGAACAACCTGTGGCTCTACTTCGGCGGCTCCAACCAGCTGCTGGCGGGCCTGGCCCTGATGCTGATCACCATCCACCTGGCCCGCACCAAGGCGCCCACAATCTACACCCTGATCCCGGCCACGTTCATGATCGTGACCACGATCTCGGCCATCGCCTGGCAGGTGGTGAAGGTCTACCTGCCGGCCTTCCTCGGCACCACGCCGACGCTGGTGCAGTTCCCCTTCAACCAGTACCCGGCCTTCGCCAGGGCGATGGACGGCATCTTCGTCCTCGTCGGGGTGGCGCTGTTCATCCTCGGCCTGGTGATGGCGTTCCGGACCTACTCGGCGTACGCCGCCGCCGGCCGGCCGCCGGGGGCAGCGCCCAGGGTCTCCATGGGCGACGATTAG
- a CDS encoding ArsA family ATPase — MAQTLREFLDSRPNLRYIFTGGKGGVGKTVTAACLAYQFAQEGKKTLVASLNPVHSLTSVFGQNLSGGAFRPVEGVPNLWAVEVDASDVVARYRDNIAVRVREFLKYADIPVDSKPFVDIAVTNPAFEESAMFDKMIDIMLNEARDFDRIVFDTAAVANAIRLIGLSKIYGLWLNRMIQSRKEALSLRVQLSFRKEKVEEEVRKDPMLADLLDMNDRFTRVKKLLVDPEVTAFFFVTLPLTLPISVVKRFIEQVRAYDIPVGGVLVNSCIRADEARRAAGDEYLQNKFREQMGYMQVIEQDLGPLVRSYIPLYKSEVHGLDALKQVARDMFAPADAALYIA, encoded by the coding sequence ATGGCACAGACGCTCCGGGAGTTCCTCGACAGCCGTCCGAACCTGCGCTACATCTTCACCGGCGGCAAGGGCGGCGTGGGCAAGACGGTGACCGCGGCCTGCCTGGCCTACCAGTTCGCCCAGGAGGGCAAGAAGACGCTGGTGGCCTCCCTCAACCCGGTCCACTCGCTCACCTCGGTCTTCGGCCAGAACCTCTCCGGCGGCGCCTTCCGCCCCGTGGAGGGGGTGCCCAACCTCTGGGCCGTCGAGGTGGACGCCTCGGACGTGGTGGCCCGGTACCGGGACAACATCGCCGTACGGGTGCGGGAGTTCCTGAAGTACGCCGACATCCCGGTCGACTCCAAGCCCTTCGTCGACATCGCCGTCACCAACCCCGCCTTCGAGGAGTCGGCGATGTTCGACAAGATGATCGACATCATGCTGAACGAGGCCAGGGACTTCGACCGGATCGTCTTCGACACCGCCGCGGTGGCCAACGCGATCCGGCTCATCGGGCTCTCCAAGATCTACGGCCTCTGGCTCAACCGGATGATCCAGAGCCGCAAGGAGGCGCTCTCCCTCCGGGTGCAGCTCTCCTTCCGGAAGGAGAAGGTCGAGGAAGAGGTCCGCAAGGACCCGATGCTGGCGGACCTGCTGGACATGAACGACCGGTTCACCCGCGTGAAGAAGCTGCTGGTGGACCCGGAGGTGACGGCCTTCTTCTTCGTCACGCTGCCGCTGACGCTCCCCATCTCGGTGGTCAAGCGGTTCATCGAGCAGGTGCGGGCGTACGACATCCCGGTGGGCGGCGTGCTGGTCAACTCCTGCATCCGGGCCGACGAGGCCCGCCGGGCGGCCGGCGACGAGTACCTGCAGAACAAGTTCCGGGAGCAGATGGGCTACATGCAGGTCATCGAGCAGGACCTGGGTCCGCTGGTCCGCTCGTACATCCCGCTCTACAAGTCGGAGGTCCACGGGCTCGACGCCCTGAAGCAGGTGGCGCGCGACATGTTCGCCCCGGCCGACGCCGCCCTCTACATCGCCTAG